Proteins encoded by one window of Paroedura picta isolate Pp20150507F chromosome 11, Ppicta_v3.0, whole genome shotgun sequence:
- the RPP38 gene encoding ribonuclease P protein subunit p38, which yields MAAQGGKGSARKSKQISAKTSLNSPYALQWSLLDGTDMHFILEALEDVMKQVGLKKIEFRKKKKPSVSKKQDKEHRQAGSSEAPEKNETEDVKACGWTDVSIRGQLAIGINEVTRALEKNELLLVLVCKSAKPAMITSHLILLSASRAVPACQVPRLSERLAPVLGLTSVLALGFKRSTDAFAKVAEAITPRIPSLGVPWLQHGTEPAPVSEDGPLKDLQAGERTQPEPGEVASSHKQKRPNSSQRPSPTMTLQALKVKKIIPNPNKRRKLPKTKKRISK from the coding sequence ATGGCTGCTCAAGGAGGGAAAGGATCAGCCCGGAAATCAAAGCAAATTTCTGCGAAGACATCTTTAAATAGCCCTTATGCCCTTCAGTGGAGCCTCTTGGACGGAACAGATATGCATTTCATACTGGAGGCCTTGGAAGATGTTATGAAACAGGTTGGACTTAAAAAGATAGAGTTTcggaagaagaaaaaaccctcgGTATCAAAAAAGCAAGATAAGGAGCACCGGCAGGCTGGTTCCAGCGAAGCTCCGGAGAAAAACGAAACGGAAGATGTCAAAGCATGTGGCTGGACGGATGTGAGCATCAGAGGCCAACTTGCCATTGGGATCAATGAAGTAACCCGAGCTTTGGAAAAAAATGAACTCCTCCTAGTGCTGGTGTGTAAATCTGCCAAACCTGCCATGATCACATCCCACCTTATTCTGCTCAGTGCAAGTCGGGCCGTCCCCGCCTGTCAGGTTCCCCGCCTCAGTGAAAGGCTGGCACCAGTTCTGGGGTTAACGTCCGTCCTCGCCCTCGGGTTTAAACGGAGCACTGATGCCtttgccaaagtggccgaagcaATCACTCCACGGATCCCTAGCTTGGGTGTGCCATGGCTTCAGCACGGAACTGAACCCGCTCCCGTCAGTGAGGACGGCCCGCTAAAGGATTTGCAGGCTGGTGAGCGGACTCAGCCAGAACCTGGAGAGGTTGCTTCAAGCCACAAGCAGAAGAGACCCAACAGCAGTCAGCGTCCCTCCCCAACAATGACGTTGCAAGCCCTCAAAGTTAAAAAAATCATTCCCAACCCAAACAAGAGAAGAAAGCTCCCCAAAACTAAAAAACGGATTTCGAAATAA